Proteins found in one Triticum urartu cultivar G1812 chromosome 4, Tu2.1, whole genome shotgun sequence genomic segment:
- the LOC125550143 gene encoding uncharacterized protein LOC125550143, whose protein sequence is MQQQARARAAAAAGEDSSSSSLHTVNAAAVVLAAAAQSSTGLGLRPNHHHLHDHDHDLSAAATKKRWWSRLSSTLCFRPHFHAHPRRVIAAAYADDGDTPPRPLAAASHTASASAYVHQAPPAHPVFAFAAPPSSPASSLFQSEAPSPVLLDLHGTAGSSPGMFAVGPYARGPQQLVSPPVLYSALTTEPSTAPRTPPATTGPSSPEVPFARFVDDGGHELLFHHAAYQLRQQGRPLVSPGPEPGSPSSSPRLFRKLHRRSEQGSLLDGHVPVASSCQGADARGIDDDDDEEEVPDSAGEFVFGNADGRSAAPEEEIVEGKNWHFFPMATGEQHPNKIL, encoded by the exons ATGCAGCAGCAGGCAAGGGCAagggcagcggcagcggcaggggaggacagcagcagcagcagcctgCACACGGTGAACGCGGCCGCCGTCGTTCTGGCCGCCGCCGCGCAGAGCAGCACCGGCCTCGGCCTGCGCCCCAACCACCATCATCtccacgaccacgaccacgaccTCTCCGCCGCCGCTACG AAGAAACGGTGGTGGTCGCGGCTGTCGTCCACGCTCTGCTTCCGCCCGCACTTCCACGCCCACCCGCGCCGCGTCATCGCCGCAGCCTACGCCGACGACGGGGACACACCGCCACGCCCGCTCGCCGCAGCATCCCACACAGCATCAGCGTCGGCCTACGTGCACCAGGCCCCGCCTGCCCACCCGGTCTTCGCCTTCGCcgcgccgccctcgtcgccggcctcCTCGCTCTTCCAGTCGGAGGCGCCCTCACCAGTCCTCCTGGACCTCCACGGGACCGCGGGCAGCTCGCCCGGCATGTTCGCCGTGGGGCCCTACGCGCGCGGGCCGCAGCAGCTGGTGTCGCCGCCGGTGCTCTACTCCGCGCTCACCACCGAGCCCTCCACCGCGCCGCGCACGCCCCCGGCCACCACGGGGCCGTCCTCCCCCGAGGTCCCCTTCGCGCGCTTCGTCGACGACGGAGGCCACGAGCTGCTGTTCCACCACGCGGCCTACCAGCTGCGGCAGCAGGGCAGACCCCTCGTCTCGCCGGGACCGGAGCCGGGGTCCCCTTCCTCGTCGCCGCGGCTGTTCCGGAAGCTGCACCGGCGCAGCGAGCAGGGCTCGCTTCTCGACGGCCACGTCCCCGTCGCCTCCTCGTGTCAAGGCGCCGACGCCAGGGGCAtagacgatgatgatgatgaggaggaggtgCCCGATAGCGCCGGGGAGTTCGTGTTCGGCAATGCCGACGGCCGTAGCGCCGCGCCGGAGGAGGAGATAGTAGAAGGCAAGAACTGGCATTTCTTCCCCATGGCCACGGGTGAGCAGCACCCTAATAAGATACTATGA
- the LOC125550144 gene encoding ATG8-interacting protein 2-like: MADSGGGSDWEVVSLTASTYAAAPGPISPIHNAADKRESPLLLVPNPPAPPAHFFMSQHFNLPAKEPLFGTHLENNKGGQELESGPAVPDGLNMPICPENYRDSEREDGLVLASPAGNGLGLQVEGGGGGEELQRTTTPCSLPDVAAGSDAAAVGSATLPAPAPAPAATVPVAAPSGGLKSCNAGQAQAWWEKTYSFPRQDGNGNENGTQPLLAFRFVFVAGKLQLQEDHPHLSPVPEFVGQTQKIGCAATEPLGQAKVSMLGGGGPVSQQG; the protein is encoded by the exons atggcggacagcggcggcggcagcgactGGGAGGTGGTGTCGCTCACGGCCTCCACCTACGCCGCCGCCCCGGGACCAATCTCGCCCATCCACAACGCCGCTGACAAAAGAGAGTCGCCTCTTCTTCTTGTCCCAAATCCTCCTGCCCCCCCTGCACATTTCTTCATGTCCCAGCACTTCAATCTGCCAGCAAAAGAACCACTTTTTGGTACCCATCTTGAGAATAATAAGGGAGGCCAAGAGTTAGAATCCGGCCCTGCCGTGCCGGACGGTCTCAACATGCCCATCTGCCCAGAAAACTACCGCGACAGCGAGAGGGAGGATGGGCTGGTTCTTGCTAGTCCGGCCGGCAATGGCCTTGGCCTCCaggtggaaggaggaggaggaggagaggaactGCAACGAACCACCACGCCCTGCTCTCTTCCTGACGTTGCTGCAGGTTCAGATGCTGCTGCTGTGGGTTCTGCTACCCTGcctgctcctgctcctgctcctgcCGCCACGGTGCCGGTGGCTGCTCCTTCCGGCGGACTCAAAAGTTGCAATGCTGGTCAGGCTCAGGCGTGGTGGGAGAAGACCTACTCCTTCCCGCGTCAAGATGGGAATGGGAATGAGAATGGCACACAGCCCCTCCTCGCCTTCCGCTTCGTCTTCGTCGCCGGCAAACTGCAGCTTCAGGAAGACCACCCCCACCTCAGCCCTGTCCCTGAATTCGTCGGCCAAACCCAG AAGATAGGCTGCGCGGCGACTGAGCCACTTGGTCAGGCGAAGGTCAGCATGCTTGGTGGAGGAGGCCCTGTTTCTCAGCAGGGGTAA